A region from the Acidaminococcales bacterium genome encodes:
- a CDS encoding MFS transporter, translated as MKLNRYNYLVMAAHTACDINQGALPAILPFLILHNNLSYTSAAGLMFAANFISAAVQPLFGYLGDRASYPWLMSLGIVMAGSGLAAIGFLENYWLIFFAAMLSGVGIAIFHPEGGRMTNLISGGKSAQAMSFFIAGGNLGFALGPLLVSFAFLSFGGQGSAVLFVPAALMSGLLILCQKNLRVFNKKPPKEKQAASPAQADDWLSFFRVSLLLICRSIMTYGLMTFIPLYWINILKQSAASGNAKLTVFSLSNAAATILGGYFADKYGYGKVVKGSFFTLLPVLLLLLNTGDALLATLLILPLAFSLNLSFGSLVTLGQGFLPGRLGMASGIMLGANVSIGGLSMPGLGWIGDHYGLTAAMYAIAAVSASAILFTFVLPKPRMAKAMP; from the coding sequence ATGAAACTCAATCGCTATAACTACCTGGTCATGGCCGCCCATACCGCCTGCGACATAAATCAGGGCGCTTTGCCGGCAATTTTGCCTTTTTTGATTTTGCATAACAATTTGAGCTATACATCCGCGGCCGGCCTGATGTTCGCCGCCAACTTCATTTCCGCCGCCGTGCAGCCTTTGTTTGGCTATCTGGGCGACAGGGCGTCCTACCCTTGGCTGATGAGCCTTGGCATCGTCATGGCGGGCAGCGGCCTGGCGGCCATTGGTTTTCTGGAAAATTATTGGCTGATTTTTTTCGCGGCCATGCTCTCCGGCGTTGGCATCGCGATCTTTCACCCGGAAGGGGGGCGGATGACCAATCTGATTTCAGGCGGAAAATCCGCCCAGGCCATGAGCTTTTTTATCGCCGGCGGCAATTTGGGCTTTGCCCTCGGCCCATTGCTTGTATCCTTTGCTTTTCTAAGTTTTGGCGGACAAGGCAGCGCCGTCCTTTTTGTGCCGGCGGCCTTGATGTCCGGCCTGTTGATCCTTTGCCAAAAAAACCTGCGCGTTTTCAACAAAAAGCCGCCAAAGGAAAAACAAGCCGCTTCGCCGGCGCAAGCGGACGACTGGCTGAGTTTTTTTCGGGTGTCGCTGCTTTTGATCTGCCGGTCGATCATGACTTACGGCCTGATGACCTTCATACCGCTGTATTGGATTAACATCCTAAAGCAAAGCGCCGCCTCCGGCAACGCCAAACTCACCGTCTTTTCCCTGTCTAACGCCGCAGCTACCATATTGGGCGGCTATTTCGCCGACAAGTATGGTTATGGCAAGGTAGTCAAAGGCAGCTTTTTCACCCTCCTGCCCGTCCTTTTGCTTCTTCTCAATACCGGGGACGCGCTTTTGGCCACTTTGCTCATCCTGCCGCTGGCCTTCTCCCTCAATCTTTCTTTCGGATCGCTCGTTACCTTGGGGCAGGGGTTTCTCCCCGGCCGCTTAGGGATGGCCTCCGGCATCATGCTGGGCGCCAATGTCAGCATAGGCGGCCTGTCAATGCCCGGCCTTGGCTGGATAGGCGACCATTACGGCTTGACCGCCGCCATGTACGCTATCGCCGCAGTTTCCGCATCAGCCATCTTGTTCACTTTTGTCTTGCCCAAGCCGCGGATGGCGAAAGCTATGCCGTAA